A stretch of the Pseudomonas helvetica genome encodes the following:
- a CDS encoding DUF6543 domain-containing protein: MSVNDLTIGAGNEVQEELRRPSKRAMAEQPHLIPDWLQRASEEDRQYYVDTEQSLAAKEQALDALLKETRSLKAFAHFYAREFVRILSGELIDPEQIFVNARHMFYVGQQKVVQRNRLMLPEFMLNGLYDPSSVPLEITLEGEALPSGVTEQDLLEVIGSQSMRSLYAEKFEEKYTSEAVLQALQAVLDSRTDLSSFSAKLQGHLSDDSLKIVELASQNVRNYSMGSLSFDTWKHAFQGMIVYCGPEGEDGPCVLYAPQAPGGRVWFEFVSIKQLNFHMADWTNQPAGRSYLSRQSHAAERERTDAYMRFVLELPSQWRGLKRTPWPQFGAGALRQAVLLNVGWLRGEVEAVIPAGYRSASSYHRRYFARLNTELKALTRLASHEAALISYEKFAYNLIKQRVEDVLAEHGETVVVNPDLIKVVLDESQEMTLSQLIIKEQHITEDSGPIHNPGIYPKLRLLAGHPPISDTLMADVLMKYMVGWSKTLRPGEKYIDMLSSDYLDPNAPGYALKRDVYVNTQLHEMQRAALAELFSGRIDKRQSWDIEEAIDRLRVPESTDPIENDEPESPQRNGVYQFYLQNRRVQGVYVFRLMNDGVATDLLYTPNAPDGRWFRPRAEFTRSVKVGGLGSYYCKRVKYTDQRVISAYIEELTQRSTDDEPPALHVHSRVFDFSHCYSEMIRQIIDGVDAQTTSLIEIVAKLSYDAAVAAVTVIGCIFPPIGLGLSAVVMAKGVFEGAKAYHEGDHSGVFASYLDCMLELATMRIGKLGFSQVQKAIAKRLGDANTCLSVVSACSGKTVDLAVMTALMKEALEEPDSSEQTLLE, translated from the coding sequence ATGAGTGTTAATGATTTAACGATAGGTGCGGGTAATGAAGTTCAGGAAGAACTTCGGCGCCCTTCGAAACGAGCAATGGCCGAACAACCTCATCTGATACCGGATTGGTTGCAGCGTGCCAGTGAAGAAGACCGCCAGTATTATGTCGATACGGAGCAGTCCCTGGCAGCAAAAGAGCAAGCGCTTGATGCACTGCTGAAAGAAACCAGGTCACTCAAGGCGTTCGCACATTTTTATGCCCGGGAGTTTGTCCGGATTCTCTCCGGTGAACTCATCGACCCGGAGCAGATTTTCGTCAATGCTCGTCATATGTTCTATGTGGGTCAGCAAAAGGTGGTTCAACGTAATCGCCTGATGCTTCCCGAGTTCATGCTCAATGGTTTGTATGATCCGTCCTCTGTTCCATTGGAGATCACTCTTGAAGGTGAGGCGCTGCCGTCAGGCGTGACCGAACAAGACCTTTTGGAGGTGATAGGCAGCCAGAGCATGCGCTCGCTGTATGCCGAGAAATTTGAAGAAAAATACACCAGCGAAGCGGTGCTGCAAGCCCTGCAAGCCGTGCTGGACAGTCGCACGGACCTGAGTTCGTTCAGCGCGAAGTTGCAAGGGCATCTCAGTGACGACAGCCTCAAGATCGTCGAACTGGCCAGCCAGAACGTCAGAAACTATTCCATGGGGAGTCTTTCGTTTGACACCTGGAAACACGCCTTCCAAGGGATGATTGTTTATTGTGGACCGGAAGGTGAGGACGGTCCTTGCGTGCTCTATGCGCCGCAAGCCCCCGGGGGCAGGGTCTGGTTCGAGTTTGTGAGCATCAAACAACTGAACTTCCATATGGCCGATTGGACGAATCAGCCGGCAGGACGCAGTTACCTGAGTCGGCAGTCTCACGCCGCTGAGCGAGAGCGCACCGATGCTTACATGAGATTTGTGCTGGAGTTGCCGAGTCAATGGCGCGGCCTCAAGCGTACCCCATGGCCGCAGTTCGGTGCAGGGGCATTACGCCAGGCTGTTCTGCTCAATGTCGGTTGGCTGCGGGGCGAAGTGGAGGCGGTCATTCCTGCTGGTTATCGTTCGGCGTCCTCTTACCATCGACGGTATTTCGCTCGTTTGAATACCGAGCTTAAAGCGTTGACCCGGCTCGCCAGCCATGAGGCGGCGCTGATCAGTTACGAGAAGTTTGCGTACAACCTCATCAAACAAAGGGTTGAAGATGTTCTGGCGGAACACGGCGAAACAGTCGTCGTGAACCCCGATCTGATAAAGGTGGTGCTGGACGAGTCGCAAGAAATGACCTTGTCTCAGCTCATCATCAAGGAACAACACATCACGGAAGATAGCGGGCCGATACATAACCCGGGAATCTACCCGAAACTGCGTTTGTTGGCCGGCCATCCCCCCATCTCCGACACCTTGATGGCCGACGTGCTGATGAAATACATGGTGGGCTGGTCGAAGACGTTGCGTCCGGGTGAAAAATATATCGACATGCTGTCCAGCGACTACCTGGACCCCAATGCCCCTGGTTACGCGCTGAAACGCGATGTGTATGTAAACACGCAACTGCATGAGATGCAGCGCGCCGCATTGGCGGAACTCTTCAGCGGCAGAATTGATAAGCGTCAAAGTTGGGATATCGAAGAAGCTATTGATCGGTTGCGAGTACCGGAGTCCACCGATCCAATAGAAAATGATGAGCCTGAATCTCCCCAACGCAACGGTGTGTACCAGTTTTATCTGCAAAACCGCAGGGTCCAGGGCGTTTATGTTTTCCGCTTGATGAACGATGGCGTGGCCACGGATCTGTTGTATACCCCGAATGCACCTGACGGCCGATGGTTTCGACCACGGGCCGAGTTCACCAGGTCGGTGAAAGTGGGGGGGTTAGGCAGTTATTACTGCAAGCGCGTCAAATACACCGACCAGCGAGTGATCAGCGCATACATCGAAGAGCTGACGCAACGTAGTACCGACGACGAGCCGCCGGCACTGCACGTTCATAGCCGGGTATTCGACTTTTCGCATTGTTACAGCGAGATGATCAGGCAGATCATTGACGGTGTCGATGCACAAACCACGAGTCTCATCGAGATTGTTGCCAAACTGAGCTACGACGCTGCGGTAGCGGCAGTCACCGTCATAGGCTGTATCTTCCCACCGATCGGTCTTGGATTAAGCGCGGTCGTGATGGCTAAAGGGGTGTTCGAGGGGGCAAAGGCTTATCACGAAGGAGATCATTCGGGGGTATTCGCAAGCTACCTCGATTGCATGCTGGAACTGGCCACGATGCGTATCGGCAAGTTGGGTTTCTCGCAGGTGCAGAAGGCGATTGCCAAGCGCTTGGGCGATGCGAATACCTGTTTGAGCGTTGTCTCTGCGTGCAGTGGAAAAACCGTGGATCTGGCGGTGATGACCGCATTGATGAAGGAGGCGCTCGAAGAGCCTGATTCCAGCGAGCAGACGCTACTGGAATAA
- the hmgA gene encoding homogentisate 1,2-dioxygenase produces MNLDSTAPALVYQSGFGNEFSSEALPGALPVGQNSPQKAPYGLYTELFSGTAFTMARSEARRTWMYRIQPSANHPAFVKLERQLAGGPLGDVTPNRLRWNPLEIPGEPTDFIDGLVCMAANSGSEKPAGISIYHYRANRSMERVFFNADGEWLLVPEQGRLRIATELGVLELEPLEIAVLPRGLKFRIELLDPQARGYLAENHGAPLRLPDLGPIGSNGLANPRDFLTPVAHYEDLKQPTTLVQKFLGELWGCELDHSPLNVVAWHGNNVPYKYDLRRFNTLGTVSFDHPDPSIFTVLTSPTSVHGLANLDFVIFPPRWMVAENTFRPPWFHRNLMNEFMGLIQGSYDAKAEGFLPGGASLHSCMSAHGPDGETCTKAINAELAPSKIDNTMAFMFETSQVLRPSRFALDCPQLQNNYDACWASLPVTFNPNRR; encoded by the coding sequence ATGAACCTTGATTCAACGGCGCCAGCGCTGGTTTACCAGTCAGGTTTCGGCAACGAATTCAGCAGCGAAGCGTTGCCCGGCGCACTGCCCGTCGGCCAGAACTCCCCGCAAAAAGCCCCGTACGGTCTCTACACCGAACTGTTCTCCGGTACTGCGTTCACCATGGCGCGCAGTGAAGCGCGACGCACCTGGATGTACCGTATTCAGCCGTCGGCCAATCACCCGGCGTTCGTTAAACTGGAGCGGCAATTGGCTGGCGGACCGCTGGGCGACGTGACGCCCAACCGCTTGCGCTGGAACCCGTTGGAGATCCCTGGCGAACCGACCGATTTCATCGACGGCCTGGTGTGCATGGCGGCCAACTCGGGTTCGGAGAAACCGGCCGGGATCAGTATTTATCACTACCGCGCCAATCGCTCGATGGAGCGGGTGTTCTTCAACGCCGATGGCGAGTGGTTGCTGGTGCCGGAGCAGGGGCGGTTGCGCATCGCCACCGAACTCGGGGTGCTGGAACTGGAACCGCTGGAAATTGCCGTGCTGCCGCGCGGTTTGAAGTTCCGCATCGAATTGCTCGACCCGCAAGCCCGTGGCTACCTGGCCGAGAACCACGGCGCGCCGCTGCGCCTGCCGGACCTCGGGCCGATTGGCAGTAACGGTCTGGCCAATCCACGGGACTTCCTGACTCCGGTCGCGCACTACGAAGACCTCAAGCAACCGACCACCCTGGTACAGAAATTCCTCGGTGAGTTGTGGGGCTGCGAGCTCGACCATTCGCCGCTGAACGTGGTCGCCTGGCACGGTAATAATGTGCCGTACAAATATGACCTGCGCCGCTTCAACACCCTCGGCACGGTTAGCTTCGATCATCCGGACCCGTCGATCTTCACCGTGCTGACGTCGCCGACCAGCGTCCACGGTCTGGCCAACCTCGATTTCGTGATCTTCCCGCCGCGCTGGATGGTGGCCGAAAACACCTTCCGTCCACCGTGGTTCCACCGCAACCTGATGAACGAATTCATGGGCCTGATCCAGGGCTCCTACGACGCCAAGGCCGAAGGTTTCCTGCCGGGTGGCGCGTCGTTGCACAGCTGCATGAGCGCTCACGGGCCGGACGGTGAAACCTGCACCAAGGCGATCAATGCCGAACTGGCGCCGAGCAAAATCGACAACACCATGGCCTTCATGTTCGAGACCAGCCAGGTGTTGCGCCCAAGCCGCTTTGCCCTTGATTGCCCGCAACTGCAAAACAACTACGATGCATGCTGGGCCTCGCTGCCCGTCACATTCAATCCGAACCGGAGATAA
- the fahA gene encoding fumarylacetoacetase: MTQTTPTRSWVASANGHTDFPLQNLPLGVFSTKGSAPRSGVAIGEHIFDLEAALEAGLFDGAARAAVEATRGGQLNAFFDLGRGARVALRERLLELFTEGSTLRGKIEAQGAKLLPLAADCQMHLPAKINDYTDFYVGIEHAQNVGKLFRPDNPLLPNYKYVPIGYHGRASTIRPSGTDVRRPKGQTLPAGQTEPTFGPCARLDYELELGIWIGQGNEMGDSIAIGDAAEHIAGFCLLNDWSARDIQAWEYQPLGPFLSKSFITSISPWVVTAEALEPFRRAQPARPEGDPQPLPYLFDKRDQAAGAFDIELEVLLLTEAMREQNLPAHRLTLSNTQYMYWTVAQMVAHHSVNGCQLQAGDLFGSGTLSGPENGQFGSLLEITEGGKKPIELASGEVRKFLEDGDEIILRARCSRDGFASIGFGECRGKILPAR; the protein is encoded by the coding sequence ATGACTCAGACCACCCCCACTCGTAGCTGGGTTGCCTCCGCCAACGGTCACACTGACTTCCCGCTGCAGAACCTGCCGCTGGGCGTGTTCAGCACCAAGGGTTCGGCGCCGCGCAGCGGTGTGGCGATTGGCGAGCATATTTTCGACCTGGAAGCGGCGCTCGAAGCAGGTCTGTTCGACGGTGCTGCGCGTGCAGCCGTCGAAGCCACCCGTGGCGGTCAGCTGAACGCGTTTTTCGACCTCGGGCGTGGCGCCCGCGTGGCCCTGCGTGAGCGTCTGCTGGAGCTGTTCACCGAAGGCAGCACCCTGCGCGGCAAGATCGAAGCCCAAGGCGCAAAACTGTTGCCATTGGCCGCCGATTGCCAGATGCACCTGCCAGCCAAGATCAATGACTACACCGACTTCTACGTCGGCATCGAGCACGCGCAAAACGTCGGCAAACTGTTCCGCCCGGACAACCCGCTGCTGCCGAACTATAAGTATGTGCCGATTGGCTACCACGGCCGTGCATCGACCATTCGCCCATCCGGCACCGACGTGCGTCGCCCGAAAGGCCAGACCCTGCCCGCCGGTCAGACCGAGCCAACGTTTGGCCCGTGCGCGCGGCTGGACTATGAACTGGAACTCGGCATCTGGATCGGCCAGGGCAATGAAATGGGCGACTCGATTGCCATCGGCGACGCCGCCGAGCACATCGCCGGTTTTTGCCTGCTGAATGACTGGTCGGCGCGCGACATCCAGGCCTGGGAATACCAGCCACTGGGGCCGTTCCTGTCGAAAAGCTTCATTACCAGCATCTCGCCATGGGTCGTCACCGCTGAAGCATTGGAGCCGTTCCGCCGTGCCCAACCGGCGCGTCCAGAGGGCGATCCGCAACCGCTGCCGTACCTGTTCGACAAACGCGATCAGGCCGCGGGTGCCTTCGATATCGAACTGGAAGTGCTGCTGCTCACCGAAGCCATGCGCGAACAAAACCTGCCAGCCCATCGCCTGACGCTGAGCAACACTCAATACATGTACTGGACCGTGGCGCAAATGGTTGCGCACCACAGCGTCAACGGGTGCCAGTTGCAGGCCGGTGACCTGTTCGGTTCGGGCACCTTGTCGGGGCCGGAAAACGGTCAGTTCGGCAGCCTGCTGGAAATCACCGAAGGCGGTAAAAAGCCGATCGAGCTGGCTTCGGGCGAGGTGCGCAAGTTCCTTGAAGACGGCGACGAAATCATCCTGCGCGCACGCTGCAGCCGTGACGGTTTCGCCTCCATTGGTTTCGGTGAATGCCGCGGCAAAATCCTGCCGGCACGTTAA
- the maiA gene encoding maleylacetoacetate isomerase, translating to MELFTYYRSTSSFRVRIALALKGLEYQALPINLIAPQGGEHQQPAYLHINPQGRVPALRTDEGELLIQSPAIIEYLEERYPQVPLLSKDLARRAHERGVAALIGCDIHPLHNVSVLNQLRQLGHDEPQVVHWIGHWITQGLAAVEHLIGDEGYCFGSAPGLADVYLIPQLYAAERFNISLEAYPRIRRVAALAAQHPAFIKAHPANQPDTP from the coding sequence ATGGAACTCTTTACCTACTACCGTTCGACGTCGTCCTTTCGGGTGCGCATTGCCCTGGCACTCAAAGGGCTGGAGTACCAGGCGCTGCCGATCAACCTGATCGCGCCGCAAGGTGGCGAACACCAGCAACCGGCGTATTTGCATATCAACCCGCAAGGCCGGGTGCCAGCCTTGCGTACCGATGAAGGCGAGTTGCTGATCCAGTCCCCGGCGATCATCGAGTACCTGGAGGAGCGTTATCCACAGGTGCCGCTGCTGTCCAAAGACCTGGCCAGGCGCGCGCATGAGCGTGGGGTGGCGGCGTTGATCGGTTGCGACATTCATCCGCTGCACAACGTCAGCGTGCTCAATCAACTGCGCCAACTCGGTCACGATGAGCCGCAGGTGGTGCACTGGATCGGCCACTGGATTACTCAGGGGCTGGCGGCGGTCGAGCACTTGATTGGCGACGAGGGGTACTGTTTCGGCAGCGCGCCGGGGTTGGCGGATGTCTACCTGATCCCGCAGTTGTACGCGGCCGAGCGGTTCAACATTTCCCTTGAGGCGTATCCACGGATTCGCCGGGTCGCGGCGCTGGCAGCGCAGCATCCGGCCTTCATCAAGGCCCACCCGGCGAATCAGCCCGATACC
- a CDS encoding IclR family transcriptional regulator, which translates to MEKPRSSTADSGKQKVRSAEVGTDILKALAELSPSTSLSRLAEHVQMPASKVHRYLQALIASGFAEQNAATNHYGLGREALRVGLAALNSMDVLKVAALPLAELRDDLNETCFLAVWGNQGATVVHIEPAVRAVTVVTQLGSVLPLLSSSTGLVFSAFLPNRETVELRELEVQAMAAHPLADDQVYATLCEQIRERGLHHVHGLLMPGVDALSAPVFNAVGQVAAVLTIVGPTSLFHADENGPAAQRLLAATRAVSWRMGYEPSVAG; encoded by the coding sequence ATGGAAAAGCCGCGTAGCAGCACCGCCGACAGCGGTAAACAAAAAGTCCGCTCGGCCGAGGTCGGCACCGACATCCTCAAGGCCTTGGCCGAGTTGTCGCCATCGACATCGTTGTCGCGCTTGGCCGAACACGTGCAGATGCCAGCGAGCAAGGTTCATCGCTATTTACAGGCGTTGATCGCCAGCGGCTTTGCCGAGCAAAACGCCGCCACCAATCATTACGGTCTCGGCCGCGAAGCCTTGCGCGTCGGCCTGGCCGCTTTAAACAGTATGGACGTGCTGAAAGTCGCCGCCCTGCCACTCGCCGAGTTACGCGACGACCTGAACGAAACCTGCTTCCTCGCGGTATGGGGCAACCAGGGCGCAACCGTGGTGCATATCGAACCGGCGGTGCGTGCAGTGACGGTGGTGACGCAACTGGGTTCGGTCTTGCCGCTGCTCAGCTCATCCACCGGCCTGGTGTTCAGCGCTTTTTTGCCGAACCGCGAAACCGTTGAGTTACGCGAACTGGAAGTGCAGGCAATGGCGGCCCATCCGCTGGCCGATGACCAGGTCTACGCGACCTTGTGTGAACAGATCCGCGAACGCGGCCTGCATCATGTGCATGGTTTGCTGATGCCGGGAGTCGATGCGCTCTCGGCTCCAGTGTTCAATGCCGTCGGCCAGGTGGCGGCAGTGCTGACCATCGTCGGCCCGACGTCGTTGTTCCACGCCGACGAAAACGGCCCGGCGGCGCAGCGATTGCTGGCGGCGACCCGGGCCGTGAGTTGGCGGATGGGCTACGAGCCCAGCGTCGCCGGTTAA